In one window of Frigoriglobus tundricola DNA:
- a CDS encoding ATP-dependent Clp protease adaptor ClpS, with protein MSIRPPSRRNDRPNLLAHGGSFPARRFKVVLHKATNTDLMFVARVVMELTRFGSAEAEYRMWEAHHRGRSLVLVTHLERAELFVEQFADRGLPASIEPA; from the coding sequence ATGTCCATCCGCCCCCCGTCCCGGCGGAACGACCGCCCCAATCTTCTGGCCCACGGCGGTTCGTTTCCCGCCCGCCGGTTCAAAGTCGTTTTGCACAAAGCCACCAACACCGATTTGATGTTCGTGGCGCGCGTCGTAATGGAACTCACCCGGTTCGGGTCCGCGGAAGCCGAGTACCGGATGTGGGAGGCCCACCACCGCGGCCGGTCGCTCGTGCTGGTCACCCACTTGGAGCGCGCCGAACTGTTCGTCGAACAGTTCGCCGACCGCGGGCTGCCCGCGAGCATCGAGCCGGCATAA
- a CDS encoding type 1 glutamine amidotransferase domain-containing protein: MKALILAADRFEDLTLFLPWYRLREEGVEVTVAAPFLHAVTGTHGYAVEPDTAIHEVNPAEYDLLFVPAGPAAEHLRQREEAVDVARTFIEDGRKVAAIGHGAQLLISAGVLDGRRVTCSPGIRDDVRAAGAVYSDEATVTDGILLTGRGPDDLPAFAQAMMALLGAARKVLSVR, encoded by the coding sequence ATGAAAGCCCTCATTCTGGCGGCCGACCGGTTCGAGGATTTGACCCTGTTCCTGCCGTGGTACCGGCTCCGCGAAGAAGGTGTGGAGGTGACGGTGGCCGCGCCGTTCCTGCACGCGGTCACCGGGACGCACGGGTACGCGGTCGAGCCGGATACGGCGATCCACGAGGTGAACCCGGCCGAATACGACCTGTTATTCGTGCCCGCCGGGCCGGCCGCGGAACACCTGCGGCAGCGCGAGGAGGCCGTGGACGTGGCCCGCACATTCATTGAGGACGGGCGCAAGGTCGCGGCCATCGGACACGGGGCGCAGCTGCTCATCAGTGCCGGCGTTCTTGACGGCCGCCGCGTCACCTGTTCACCGGGCATTCGCGACGACGTGCGCGCCGCCGGGGCCGTGTACAGTGATGAGGCCACCGTGACCGATGGCATTCTGCTCACCGGCCGCGGGCCCGACGATCTGCCGGCGTTCGCGCAGGCGATGATGGCGCTGCTCGGCGCGGCGCGAAAGGTGCTGAGCGTGAGGTGA